The following coding sequences lie in one Kribbella sp. NBC_00709 genomic window:
- a CDS encoding type II secretion system protein translates to MNYLIRALTARTVRRARSHTDRTRARNQSGFTLIELLVVIVILGVLSGVVVFAVSGIQDRGNAAACKTDKKSVEVAVEAYYAKNGTYPPAGDPGWLELTVGVNQLLRSRPVGDGYTITLGVNGLVTAAGACT, encoded by the coding sequence ATGAACTACCTCATTCGGGCCCTCACTGCCCGAACAGTCCGCCGTGCCCGCAGCCACACGGATCGGACCCGCGCCAGGAACCAGTCCGGCTTCACCCTGATCGAACTGCTCGTCGTGATCGTCATCCTGGGCGTCCTGTCCGGGGTCGTCGTCTTCGCCGTCTCGGGTATCCAGGACCGCGGCAACGCGGCTGCCTGCAAGACCGACAAGAAGAGCGTGGAGGTCGCCGTCGAGGCGTACTACGCGAAGAACGGCACCTACCCACCCGCCGGTGACCCCGGCTGGCTGGAGCTCACCGTCGGCGTCAACCAGCTGCTGCGCAGCCGCCCGGTCGGCGACGGCTACACCATCACCCTCGGCGTGAACGGCCTGGTCACCGCGGCCGGCGCCTGCACCTGA
- a CDS encoding DUF2064 domain-containing protein: protein MTEPEADRRVVVVVVPATGTWAPPGRDPDAWRLALAEDTYEVLAALDRVDVAVAVTGGDEAAVAEVNALTWPGTPTYAVHPERPVLHAVELAGPAAAVVAVSHDVPDLPGLLIGKLFRALSTADIAVTPAEDGSLAAIGTKLPVADWVAELAPTFDTPLAVLEAHKPRRHAVAIGPGWHRLRSAVDIARLDPGLEGWDATRSLLRRS from the coding sequence ATGACCGAGCCCGAAGCTGACCGGCGCGTTGTGGTTGTCGTCGTCCCCGCCACCGGGACCTGGGCTCCGCCCGGCCGGGATCCCGACGCGTGGCGGCTCGCGCTGGCCGAGGACACGTACGAAGTACTCGCAGCATTGGACCGCGTCGACGTAGCAGTCGCAGTCACCGGCGGGGACGAGGCAGCGGTGGCAGAGGTGAATGCGCTGACCTGGCCGGGCACACCGACGTACGCGGTGCATCCGGAGCGACCCGTGCTGCACGCGGTTGAGCTCGCCGGCCCGGCTGCCGCAGTGGTCGCGGTGTCGCACGACGTACCCGATCTGCCCGGCCTCCTGATCGGCAAGCTCTTCCGCGCACTCAGCACTGCAGATATCGCCGTGACGCCTGCCGAAGACGGCTCGCTCGCGGCCATCGGAACCAAGCTGCCGGTCGCGGACTGGGTCGCCGAACTCGCACCGACGTTCGACACGCCCCTGGCGGTTCTCGAAGCCCACAAGCCTCGCCGGCACGCCGTCGCGATCGGCCCCGGTTGGCACCGTCTGCGATCTGCCGTTGACATAGCGCGACTGGACCCGGGCCTCGAGGGCTGGGACGCGACCAGGTCGCTGCTGCGTCGTTCCTGA
- a CDS encoding winged helix-turn-helix transcriptional regulator: protein MPTRTAAQRREEAAREYDAFLAACPARQLLDRISDKWVTLVLTALADGPQRYSDLSRRIAGVSQKMLTQTLRSLERDGLITRSVTPSVPVRVDYELTSLGHTLMPLIASIKTWAETHMPQVNAARSSYDDVCASA from the coding sequence ATGCCCACCCGCACCGCCGCGCAACGCCGCGAAGAGGCAGCCCGCGAGTACGACGCGTTCCTGGCGGCCTGCCCAGCGCGGCAGCTCCTCGACCGCATCAGCGACAAGTGGGTGACCCTCGTTCTCACCGCGCTCGCCGACGGCCCGCAGCGGTACTCCGACCTGTCCCGCCGGATCGCCGGTGTCAGCCAGAAGATGCTGACCCAGACACTCCGCTCCCTCGAGCGCGACGGCCTGATCACCCGCTCGGTCACACCATCCGTCCCGGTGCGCGTCGACTACGAGCTCACGTCGCTCGGCCACACCCTGATGCCGCTGATCGCCTCCATCAAGACCTGGGCCGAAACCCACATGCCGCAGGTCAACGCGGCCCGCAGCTCGTACGACGACGTGTGCGCCTCCGCATGA